The proteins below are encoded in one region of Candidatus Ozemobacteraceae bacterium:
- a CDS encoding prepilin-type N-terminal cleavage/methylation domain-containing protein, with protein MIRSNRGFTLMELLLVIAILAIVAAAAAPSFFGGATDAMKEARRAAFVSNFNSVLSAANIYLANEQAAGRAGVKAGTVVYSALKDKMISAQTFNVKNSAGTVGTITAQIVQADATLNTFKVSMHQCKDNAGTVTGNEITDPGVTFDTFTP; from the coding sequence ATGATCCGTTCAAATCGTGGTTTTACCCTCATGGAACTCCTTCTCGTCATTGCCATTCTGGCAATCGTCGCCGCCGCCGCTGCCCCAAGTTTCTTCGGCGGCGCGACTGATGCGATGAAAGAAGCTCGGCGGGCTGCTTTCGTCTCTAATTTCAATAGCGTTCTTTCTGCCGCTAATATTTACCTTGCCAACGAGCAGGCAGCCGGAAGAGCAGGTGTAAAAGCTGGTACAGTTGTCTATTCGGCTCTTAAAGATAAAATGATTTCTGCACAAACGTTCAATGTGAAAAATTCTGCAGGAACGGTTGGCACCATTACAGCTCAAATCGTTCAGGCTGATGCCACCCTCAATACCTTCAAAGTATCTATGCATCAGTGCAAAGATAATGCCGGTACAGTTACCGGTAATGAAATTACCGATCCGGGAGTTACTTTCGATACATTCACTCCGTGA
- a CDS encoding flavin reductase family protein: MLGPVPAVMVSCQGREGPPNIITVAWAGTLCTNPPLLGIGIRPERHSFRLISETGEFVVNMPSRYEAFATDLCGVVSGRDGDKFARAGLTAAPAEHVKAPIIAECPINIECRVKQTLPLGSHTLFIAEIVGVQVTRRLISAENHLSIEKAGLLAFAHGTYFELGKAIGSFGFSVKKK, from the coding sequence ATGTTGGGGCCCGTTCCGGCGGTCATGGTTTCCTGCCAGGGGCGGGAAGGTCCTCCGAACATCATCACGGTGGCCTGGGCCGGCACGCTGTGCACGAACCCGCCGCTTCTGGGCATTGGCATCAGACCCGAACGACACTCGTTCAGGCTGATTTCCGAGACGGGCGAGTTCGTCGTCAACATGCCTTCGCGCTACGAGGCATTCGCGACCGACCTCTGCGGCGTCGTCTCGGGCCGCGACGGAGACAAGTTCGCGCGCGCCGGCCTGACGGCGGCGCCGGCGGAGCATGTAAAGGCCCCCATCATCGCCGAGTGCCCCATCAACATCGAGTGCCGCGTCAAGCAGACGCTTCCGCTCGGTTCGCACACGCTGTTCATCGCCGAAATCGTCGGGGTTCAGGTCACCCGGCGGCTGATTTCCGCCGAGAACCACCTCTCGATCGAGAAGGCCGGCCTTCTCGCCTTCGCGCACGGAACCTATTTCGAACTCGGCAAGGCCATCGGCAGTTTCGGCTTCAGCGTGAAAAAGAAATAA
- a CDS encoding SlyX family protein, which translates to MTIEQNGLEARIVELEMKVSYQDKTIEDLNETVTSLQREVQQLDRLISQVRQKLSPSSMTEADINIANEKPPHY; encoded by the coding sequence ATGACAATAGAACAAAACGGTCTCGAAGCACGCATCGTAGAGCTGGAGATGAAAGTTTCCTACCAGGACAAGACGATCGAAGATCTGAATGAGACCGTCACGAGCCTCCAGCGCGAGGTGCAGCAGCTCGATCGGCTCATCTCCCAAGTCAGGCAGAAGCTCTCCCCCTCGTCGATGACCGAGGCCGACATCAACATCGCCAATGAAAAGCCGCCCCACTATTGA